One Nitrospinota bacterium genomic window, GGGGTGAGGACCTTGTGGATATCGAAGACGGGGCAGACATCGGGATTGCCCGGGTCTGTCCGCCGCACCCGGGCCGGGTCGGTCACCATGGTCCGGATCTTCTGGCGCACCGTCTCCCGGTCGTCGGACAGGTAGATGCAGTTGTCGTAGCTCTTGCTCATCTTCCGCCCGTCTGTGCCGGGGACCTTCGGGGCTTCCGACAGTAGCGCTTCGGGCTCAATGAAGACTTCCCGGCCGAAGAGGTGGTTAAAGCGGCGCACAATCTCCCTGGCCAGCTCCAGGTGGGGTAGCTGGTCGATGCCCACGGGCACATGGTGGGCCTTGTAGATGACGATGTCGGCCGTCTGGAGCACCGGATAGCCTAGAAATCCGTAGGTGGAAAGATCACGGTCGGCGAGCTCTTGCTGCTTTTCCTTATAGGTCGGATTCCGCTCGAGCCACGGCACCGGGGTGATCATCGACAGCAGGAGATGGAGCTCGGCGTGCTCTGGCACCCGGGACTGAATGAAGAGGGTCGATTTCTCCGGGTCGATGCCGGCGCACAGCCAGTCTATTGCTATCTCCTCGATGTTGGGGCGAATCTCGTGGGTGTCCTGGTAGCTGGCCGAAAGCGCGTGCCAGTCTGCGATGAAGTAATAGCAGTCGAATTTCTCTTGTAGGCGGGTCCAGTTGTCCAGCGCCCCGAGGAGGTTGCCCAGGTGGAGCCGTCCGGAGGCCTGCATCCCGCTAAGGACTCGTTTCTTGCTCATAGAGACCGCCGCTTCGGCCCTGGTCAGACCGCCATCATCCGGGTGACCAGGAAGACCACGGGAAAGAGAATCTTATCGATAAAGCCGGTAAAGATAAGCGCCAGGAGAATCATGAAGCCGTAGGGTTTGAGCCGGCTGAAGTGGGCCGCTTGGCGCAGCGGCAACAGCCCTTCGAGCACGTGGCTGCCGTCGAGGGGATAGACGGGCAAGAGGTTGAATATGGCCAGCAGGACGTTGATGTAGACGCTCATCCGGAGCATGAGGGCGACCGGCACCACGATGCTCCCCCGGGCGGCCAGCGTGGAGGGGCCTACCGCTCCGCTCAGAACGTGGAGCCCTACGGCACTCAAGGCCGCCAGCACCAGGTTGGCCACAGGGCCCGCAAGAGCCACCCAGAGCCAGTCTCGCCGGGGGTTGTGGAACTTCCGGCTGGTCACGGGGACGGGCCTCGCCCACCCAAACCCGATCGACATAGTCGCCATGGTGAGGAAGAAGACCAGCGTGCCCATAGGGTCTAAGTGTTTGAGCGGATTGAGGGTAATCCGGCCCAGCATACGGGCGGTATCATCGCCCAGCCTCTCGGCCATCCAGCCGTGGGCCGCCTCGTGGCACGAGATGGCCATCAGGAAGGGCGGTCCTTGGATGATGATGTTCTGGATGACCGTGTCCCAGTTCATCGAATTAATCCCTCACCCGCGTGCCAAACCATAAATGCTGAATTATAAAAAGGCTCCAGGACCTTGTCAACGCGGCGGGGGCCCGTAGGTCTCCCGGACGAAGGCAATTTCCTCGTCCTTGGTCTTAAGCTCCCCGTCGATTCGGCGGTCCCGGACAGTCTCGAGAATCTCCTTGAAGCGGGGGCCCGGCTCAAACCCTATGGCGATGAGGTCCTCTCCACCAATTGCCGGCTCCACCGTTCGGGTCTTCGTGAGATAGTGGGAGAGCCGGCGGCGTGCTTCTTCTTTATCCGTTCGAGCGATGAGCACCATTAGGGCTTCGGGCGCCACATCCTCCAGGGCGCGGTAGACCTCGCTCGGCCTCGGCGGCGGCTCGCGTTCCACGACGTCGGCCACACGGGTGCGCTGGTCCCAAAATCGCTCCAGCGCCTCCTGGAGCCGCTCCGGCAGTGCCAGCCGATGGCCGACCGCGCTGGCCTCCTCGGCCGGCAGGGGGTCCAACAGGGCCAGGAGGTAGATGAACCATCGCTCCAGGGGTAAGTCGAGGTCGTTAAGCCCGTCCAACGCCATCACCTCCTCGAGGCTTTGGAGGATAGGGCGCTCCTCGCTGGGTCCGGCAAAGGAGGGATGGATGAAGCGTAGCACGTCGAGCTCGGCCATCCGCCGGACCATTTTCAGAGGCTGCTTTTCTTCCAACATGTAGCGAAGCTCGGTTGCGAGCCTGGCCGGAGCAAGCCGGCCTACGAAGTCCCCGACCACGGCCTCATTGAGGAGAGCAAGGGTCTGGCGGCCGATGGAGAAACCGAGGCGCTGCTCAAACCGGATGGCCCTGAAGACCCTCGCAGGGTCCTCGACAAAGCTCGCCTCATGGAGCACACTGATGGTCCGCTCCTCGATATCTCGCCGGCCCTCGAAACAATCCACCAGGTGGAAGGCGTCCGGTTCGTTGAGCTTGATTGCCAGGGTGTTTATGGTGAAGTCCCGCCTAAATAGGTCGTCCTTCACCGACGACGCCTCAACCACCGGCGGTGCGGCAGGATATTCGTAGAATTCCACCCTGGCCGTGGCGACGTCCAGCCGGAAGCCATCGGGCAGGAGCAGGACGGCCGTCCCGAATTGCTCGTGAGGCTGGAGCCGGGCTCCCAGCAGGGCCGCCATGCTACCGGCGACCTTCAGGCCGTCGCCCTCGACTACGATGTCCACATCGTCGTTCTCAATGCCAATGAAGAGGTCGCGCACGAGGCCCCCAACGGCGTAGGCGGCCATCCCCTCGGCCTCGGCGGCGCTGCCCGCCGCCTCAAGAAGGCGAAGAATATCGGGCGCCACCCTCTCCACCACCAGGCTCTTCACGCTCTTTTTGGAGGTCATTACGTGCATCGGCCTCTCCCGTCCTTAAACGGTCTGGCCGACCCGTGGGTCTAAGGGGTCGTAAACCGTATCCTACGGGCATTGTAGGATATTTACCATAGAGGGTCAAAGCATGGGCAAGGCCAACGCCATCGCAATCGGGCCTCCTTGATCATGCTTCAGAAAACCTCAACCGGCCAAAAAAAACATAGCCTGCAGGTGTGATACCTGATAGAATATTGCAGAAGTGTCTCTTCTCTAAAAGGGTTAGGGGGGAGTTTTGGAAGAGACGCGCAGAAAGATTGCAGAGCTTGAAGTGACCATCGCCCGACATAGAGAAGAGCGTCTAAAAGCTGAGAGCATCGGCTGCTTCTCCGATAAAGAACTTGCGGAAAAAAACGAGCGCCTCCAGAAGCTGGACCACCAAATCACGAGTCTTAACGTCGAGAAAGAAAAGCTGAAAAATAAGATACGCATCAAACCCTTACGGGGATGAAGAGTCCTTGCAAGCCTCCGTTCATGGGGATGGAAAATCGGTGCACCGCTACCTTGCAGTAGCCCTCACAGTTGTTCTCCTGCTCGCCGGGGGGCTATCGCCTATCGCCGCTCCCACCGCCCGGGCCGCTACCACCGTCAGGGTGAGTATTAATGACCCTAGAGACGGGGAGACCATTTCCGAGCCCCGGGATGTGATCTTCGTCGGGGGCCACGCCTATGCGCGAGGTGAGGAAGCCCCCGCATTTGACATAGCGATACTCATCGACACCTCTGGGAGCACCAGCAAATCGTCGGGCGTAGACGTCAACGGAAACGGTATCGTCGGGCTCACTTCCCGCCCCACGGCGGTCATTAGCGTCTTCGGCGTA contains:
- a CDS encoding CCA tRNA nucleotidyltransferase — encoded protein: MHVMTSKKSVKSLVVERVAPDILRLLEAAGSAAEAEGMAAYAVGGLVRDLFIGIENDDVDIVVEGDGLKVAGSMAALLGARLQPHEQFGTAVLLLPDGFRLDVATARVEFYEYPAAPPVVEASSVKDDLFRRDFTINTLAIKLNEPDAFHLVDCFEGRRDIEERTISVLHEASFVEDPARVFRAIRFEQRLGFSIGRQTLALLNEAVVGDFVGRLAPARLATELRYMLEEKQPLKMVRRMAELDVLRFIHPSFAGPSEERPILQSLEEVMALDGLNDLDLPLERWFIYLLALLDPLPAEEASAVGHRLALPERLQEALERFWDQRTRVADVVEREPPPRPSEVYRALEDVAPEALMVLIARTDKEEARRRLSHYLTKTRTVEPAIGGEDLIAIGFEPGPRFKEILETVRDRRIDGELKTKDEEIAFVRETYGPPPR
- the trpS gene encoding tryptophan--tRNA ligase, whose protein sequence is MSKKRVLSGMQASGRLHLGNLLGALDNWTRLQEKFDCYYFIADWHALSASYQDTHEIRPNIEEIAIDWLCAGIDPEKSTLFIQSRVPEHAELHLLLSMITPVPWLERNPTYKEKQQELADRDLSTYGFLGYPVLQTADIVIYKAHHVPVGIDQLPHLELAREIVRRFNHLFGREVFIEPEALLSEAPKVPGTDGRKMSKSYDNCIYLSDDRETVRQKIRTMVTDPARVRRTDPGNPDVCPVFDIHKVLTPEAEREACAEGCRTAAIGCLDCKGVLLPHLEETMEPFFEKRAELASKPKAALEIFEEGSKRARLVAQATMEEVREAMSI
- a CDS encoding site-2 protease family protein, with the protein product MNWDTVIQNIIIQGPPFLMAISCHEAAHGWMAERLGDDTARMLGRITLNPLKHLDPMGTLVFFLTMATMSIGFGWARPVPVTSRKFHNPRRDWLWVALAGPVANLVLAALSAVGLHVLSGAVGPSTLAARGSIVVPVALMLRMSVYINVLLAIFNLLPVYPLDGSHVLEGLLPLRQAAHFSRLKPYGFMILLALIFTGFIDKILFPVVFLVTRMMAV